In the genome of Nocardia terpenica, one region contains:
- a CDS encoding type II toxin-antitoxin system Phd/YefM family antitoxin: MKPMTYTDARANLASVLESATDDLEEVVITRAGHEPAVVVSLREYEALKETAYLLGNPANARHLERSIAQHREGQATPRDLVEITDDEPAAAPTKTPRRTKTTTKKAAAE, from the coding sequence ATGAAACCGATGACCTATACCGACGCGCGGGCCAACCTCGCCTCGGTACTCGAGAGTGCAACCGACGACCTCGAAGAGGTCGTGATCACCCGCGCGGGCCACGAACCCGCCGTGGTTGTATCCCTGCGTGAATACGAGGCGCTGAAAGAGACCGCGTATCTACTGGGCAACCCGGCCAACGCGCGCCACCTCGAACGGTCCATCGCGCAGCACCGCGAGGGACAGGCCACCCCGCGTGACCTTGTCGAGATCACCGACGATGAACCCGCCGCCGCGCCGACCAAGACACCTCGCAGGACGAAGACGACCACCAAAAAAGCGGCGGCCGAGTGA
- a CDS encoding Eco57I restriction-modification methylase domain-containing protein: MDGWGGQASDVRGAGSGRDGDGVRKRHGRHYTPPRLAEFLADRLLEHLVPQRELRVLDPACGDGELLRALAERVAQRLPGVRLRLVGYDLDEQAVRMARERIEPGIVDWHVGDFLGAAVELGEDGFDAVITNPPYVRTQQLGAATAQLLSQRFGLRGRIDLTHPFVASMPRLLRPGGALGLLCANRFLTTKAGANLRALLRAELAPVELYDLGDTRLFEAAVLPAVTIAVRGGPVSSCRYVSAYEVDGEETASGTDLFTALAADGDSLVRHEKRLIAVEVGRLDAGRGDANAVAQQPDTDDAARLAPMPERGGNADVTVPWRMSRPGVDAWLSRVGAGTWRTFGQVARIRVGIKTTADRVFISDRWHEREPCPEPELLFDLITHHDLLPWRVARTRPTRVLYPYDITRPRRTPVDLAEFPGAAAYLAEHKDTLAARGYLAAGGREWFEIWVPQRPHLWRPPKLVFPDISVRPRFALDRSGAIVNGDCYWISLPDIGDDALAYLLMGVANSTMGLRFYDAVCGNRLYAGRRRWITQYVARLPVPDPATPAAAALAALVRDVVDGADPDLAALDERVAAAFALGSTAEIA, from the coding sequence ATGGATGGCTGGGGCGGGCAGGCATCGGATGTCCGTGGCGCGGGTTCGGGGCGCGACGGCGATGGGGTGCGCAAGCGGCACGGCCGACATTACACGCCGCCCCGGCTGGCCGAATTCCTCGCCGACCGGCTGCTGGAACACCTTGTGCCGCAGCGGGAACTGCGGGTGCTGGACCCGGCCTGCGGGGACGGGGAATTATTGCGCGCGCTGGCCGAGCGTGTGGCGCAACGCCTTCCGGGAGTGCGGCTGCGCCTGGTCGGTTACGACCTGGACGAGCAGGCCGTCCGGATGGCGCGCGAGCGGATCGAGCCGGGCATCGTCGACTGGCATGTCGGCGACTTTCTCGGCGCGGCAGTGGAATTGGGGGAGGACGGCTTCGACGCCGTCATCACCAACCCGCCCTACGTGCGCACCCAGCAGCTCGGCGCGGCGACCGCGCAGCTGCTCAGCCAGCGCTTCGGCCTCCGCGGCCGCATCGACCTGACCCATCCGTTCGTGGCGAGCATGCCCCGGCTGCTGCGCCCGGGCGGGGCGCTGGGCCTGCTGTGCGCGAACCGGTTTCTCACCACCAAGGCCGGTGCGAACCTGCGCGCGCTGCTCCGCGCGGAACTGGCTCCGGTGGAACTGTACGACCTCGGCGACACCCGCCTGTTCGAGGCCGCGGTGCTGCCCGCCGTCACCATCGCCGTGCGCGGCGGGCCGGTGTCGTCGTGCCGATACGTCTCGGCCTACGAGGTGGACGGCGAGGAAACCGCCTCCGGCACCGACCTTTTCACCGCCCTGGCCGCGGACGGCGACTCGCTGGTCCGGCACGAGAAGCGCCTCATCGCGGTCGAGGTGGGCCGCCTGGATGCCGGTCGTGGCGACGCGAATGCGGTTGCGCAGCAGCCAGATACGGATGATGCGGCACGGCTCGCACCCATGCCGGAGCGTGGCGGAAACGCCGATGTCACCGTCCCCTGGCGCATGTCGCGACCCGGTGTCGACGCCTGGCTGAGCCGGGTCGGCGCGGGCACCTGGCGCACATTCGGACAGGTGGCGCGAATCAGGGTGGGAATCAAGACGACCGCGGACCGGGTGTTCATCTCCGACCGCTGGCACGAACGGGAGCCGTGCCCGGAACCGGAACTGCTGTTCGATCTGATCACCCACCACGATCTGCTGCCGTGGCGGGTGGCGCGCACCCGGCCGACCCGGGTGCTGTATCCCTACGACATCACCCGGCCCCGCCGCACGCCGGTGGACCTCGCCGAATTCCCCGGGGCCGCGGCATATCTCGCCGAGCACAAGGACACCCTGGCCGCGCGCGGATATCTCGCGGCGGGCGGGCGGGAATGGTTCGAGATCTGGGTGCCGCAGCGGCCGCACCTGTGGCGACCGCCGAAACTGGTGTTCCCGGACATCAGCGTGCGGCCGCGATTCGCGCTCGACCGCAGCGGCGCGATCGTCAACGGCGACTGCTACTGGATCTCGCTGCCCGACATCGGCGACGACGCGCTCGCGTATCTGCTGATGGGCGTGGCGAATTCGACCATGGGGCTGCGCTTCTACGACGCGGTCTGCGGCAACCGGCTCTACGCGGGCCGCCGCCGCTGGATCACCCAGTACGTGGCGCGGCTGCCCGTGCCGGACCCGGCCACCCCCGCGGCCGCCGCGCTCGCGGCACTGGTCCGCGATGTGGTCGACGGGGCGGACCCCGACCTCGCCGCCCTCGACGAGCGGGTGGCCGCCGCCTTCGCGCTCGGCTCGACCGCCGAAATCGCCTAG
- a CDS encoding helix-turn-helix domain-containing protein translates to MTRSERPGSGYDAQEIQRAPNTWGWDMLDDMAGMRTGERIQAFRERKGLSRPVLAGLVGMSPSWLKGIERGSRLPPRLPMLVKLAEALGTSDVAVLAGTDLDLGGSTSIPVDSFGRIPHDALPAIREAVRAPLLRTPTGTVDIAALASRTAQAWRVWHHSSQHRTDVGRILPRLITDARIAVRTTEGGDRRRANAVLTDIYALAQHEVVWASEAELVWIVADRAMAAAQDADTPMALASAAWTLGMVQRTTGDTDAAIGLVNDAADLLAPALPEGGDEVRAMYGALRLHAATTAARAGREGDAWRYWDAADGIAARLDARYHHPWTMFGASNVELHAVSISIDLSKSADARSRAEGIDPESIPSRERRGRLGVEIARSYHQRRDYPAMLHWLEYAYRTANDSVRYSPTARQMAADALTHGGALISHRARSLAGSIGLGF, encoded by the coding sequence TTGACGCGCAGTGAGCGCCCGGGAAGCGGATACGATGCGCAGGAGATCCAGCGGGCGCCGAACACCTGGGGTTGGGACATGCTCGATGACATGGCCGGAATGCGTACCGGTGAACGCATACAAGCTTTTCGGGAACGCAAGGGTCTGAGTCGGCCCGTGCTGGCCGGACTGGTCGGTATGTCACCGTCCTGGCTCAAGGGGATCGAACGGGGTTCCCGCCTGCCGCCGCGACTGCCGATGTTGGTGAAGCTGGCCGAGGCGTTGGGTACCAGCGATGTGGCGGTGCTGGCCGGGACCGATCTGGACCTCGGGGGTTCGACATCGATCCCGGTCGATTCGTTCGGACGCATTCCGCATGATGCGTTGCCCGCTATTCGCGAGGCCGTCCGCGCCCCACTGCTCCGGACGCCGACCGGGACTGTCGACATTGCCGCGCTGGCGTCGAGAACGGCGCAGGCGTGGCGCGTGTGGCACCACTCCTCGCAGCATCGCACCGACGTGGGCCGGATACTGCCCCGGCTGATCACCGATGCCCGGATTGCCGTGCGCACCACCGAAGGTGGTGATCGGCGCCGGGCCAATGCCGTCCTCACCGACATCTATGCCCTGGCGCAGCACGAGGTGGTCTGGGCCAGCGAGGCCGAGCTGGTGTGGATCGTGGCCGATCGTGCGATGGCCGCGGCCCAGGACGCCGACACCCCGATGGCCTTGGCAAGTGCGGCATGGACATTGGGCATGGTGCAGCGCACGACCGGCGACACCGACGCCGCCATCGGCCTGGTGAACGACGCCGCGGACCTGCTCGCCCCCGCTCTGCCCGAGGGCGGCGACGAAGTGCGTGCCATGTACGGTGCGCTCCGATTGCACGCCGCGACCACCGCCGCGCGGGCGGGCCGCGAGGGCGATGCCTGGCGGTACTGGGACGCCGCCGACGGGATCGCCGCCCGTCTCGATGCTCGATATCACCACCCGTGGACGATGTTCGGTGCCTCGAATGTCGAATTGCACGCGGTCTCGATCTCCATCGACCTGTCCAAGTCCGCCGACGCCCGAAGCCGGGCCGAGGGCATCGATCCCGAGTCCATCCCGAGCCGGGAGCGGCGAGGACGGCTCGGTGTCGAAATCGCCCGCTCCTACCATCAGCGCCGCGACTATCCGGCCATGCTGCACTGGCTGGAATATGCGTACCGGACAGCCAACGACTCGGTCCGATACTCGCCCACGGCAAGGCAAATGGCGGCCGACGCCCTCACCCACGGCGGCGCGTTGATCAGCCACCGCGCCCGCTCACTGGCGGGCAGCATCGGCCTCGGTTTCTGA
- a CDS encoding gamma carbonic anhydrase family protein: protein MRIRLGEHEPRIDESAWLAPTATVIGRVRLAAEVSIWYNAVLRGDVEDIAIGAGSNIQDGCALHADPGFPLTVGSGVSVGHNAILHGCTIGDDVLVGMGATVLNGAMIGAGSLIAANALIPENAQIPPGSLVAGVPGKVRRELGEAERDRIRLNAAVYRHNTTVHRDGIEV, encoded by the coding sequence ATGAGGATTCGATTGGGTGAGCACGAGCCGCGGATCGATGAGAGCGCGTGGCTCGCACCGACGGCGACGGTGATCGGGCGGGTGCGGCTGGCCGCCGAGGTGAGCATCTGGTACAACGCGGTGCTGCGCGGCGATGTCGAGGACATCGCGATCGGCGCGGGCAGCAATATCCAGGACGGGTGCGCGCTGCACGCGGACCCGGGCTTCCCGCTGACGGTGGGTAGCGGAGTCTCGGTGGGGCACAACGCGATTCTGCACGGATGCACGATCGGTGACGACGTGCTGGTCGGTATGGGCGCGACCGTGCTCAACGGCGCGATGATCGGCGCGGGCAGCCTGATCGCGGCCAACGCGCTGATCCCGGAGAACGCCCAGATCCCGCCGGGCTCCCTGGTGGCGGGCGTGCCCGGCAAGGTGCGGCGCGAGCTCGGCGAGGCGGAGAGGGACCGGATCCGGCTCAATGCCGCGGTGTACCGGCACAATACGACCGTCCACCGCGACGGCATCGAGGTGTGA
- a CDS encoding TetR/AcrR family transcriptional regulator gives MPSVPSILARILEKPRADGEQLLESALSAFLDFGIKRTSMGEIARRAGISPATLYRRFESKNDLVEAVGVREAQLFVAEIEERVAGIADDEDQLAEIFVAFITLLARNELLQRLLRTEPDMILPRLTTEAGPILAVGRAYLADKLRGLQKTNPELEFDADLVAEIMARLAHSLALTPDGLIPLGDAQAAREFARRTLMPMVGGRRG, from the coding sequence ATGCCCTCCGTTCCCTCCATCCTGGCTCGCATCCTGGAGAAGCCGCGGGCCGATGGCGAGCAATTGCTCGAGAGCGCCCTGTCCGCGTTCCTCGACTTCGGGATCAAGCGCACCAGCATGGGTGAGATCGCGCGGCGGGCCGGTATCAGCCCGGCCACCCTGTATCGGCGGTTCGAATCCAAGAACGACCTGGTCGAGGCGGTCGGGGTCCGGGAGGCGCAGCTGTTCGTCGCCGAGATCGAGGAACGGGTCGCGGGCATCGCCGACGACGAGGACCAGCTGGCGGAGATCTTCGTCGCCTTCATCACGCTGCTGGCGCGCAACGAGCTGCTGCAACGCCTGCTGCGCACCGAGCCCGACATGATCCTGCCGCGCCTGACCACCGAGGCGGGCCCCATCCTCGCCGTCGGCCGCGCCTATCTGGCCGACAAGCTGCGCGGGCTCCAGAAGACCAACCCCGAGCTGGAATTCGACGCCGACCTGGTCGCCGAGATCATGGCCCGGCTCGCGCACTCCCTCGCCCTCACCCCGGACGGGCTCATCCCGCTCGGCGACGCCCAGGCCGCGCGGGAGTTCGCCCGCCGCACCCTGATGCCGATGGTGGGCGGCCGCCGCGGCTGA
- the sigJ gene encoding RNA polymerase sigma factor SigJ: MGRGGRKTVVDGLDRVELAREFEEHRAYLRRLAYSTLGSLSDADDVVQEAWLRLQRWHENRSGDERIDNLRAWLTTVTGRLALDQLGSARARREQYVGEWLPEPEVTSWEDPADRITQDERVTTALLVVLESLSPAERTAFVLQDVFGMSGPEVAEVVGRTPAAVRQLASRARKHVEEGTPRFPASRDEQEKVVSAFALAWRSGDLGALLGVLDANVSLTADGGGKVPAIRQPVHGAELVAKLFFGWYRSTNGAWGRSVLVNGRPGLVVFDGTHTGVFSFTVDDGRITAITVVRNPDKLRDLPADVEPEWYL, from the coding sequence ATGGGGCGGGGTGGAAGGAAGACGGTGGTGGACGGGCTGGATCGGGTGGAGTTGGCGCGGGAGTTCGAGGAGCATCGGGCGTATCTGCGGCGGCTGGCGTACAGCACGCTCGGGAGCCTCAGCGATGCCGACGATGTGGTGCAGGAGGCGTGGCTGCGGCTGCAACGGTGGCACGAGAATCGTTCCGGGGATGAGCGGATCGACAATCTGCGGGCCTGGCTCACCACGGTCACCGGGCGGCTGGCGCTCGATCAGCTCGGGTCGGCTCGGGCCCGGCGCGAACAATACGTCGGCGAGTGGCTGCCCGAACCGGAGGTCACCTCGTGGGAGGATCCCGCCGATCGGATCACCCAGGACGAGCGGGTCACCACCGCCCTGCTGGTGGTGCTGGAGTCGCTGTCCCCGGCCGAGCGCACCGCCTTCGTGCTGCAGGACGTGTTCGGCATGAGCGGCCCGGAGGTGGCCGAGGTGGTCGGCCGGACCCCGGCCGCGGTGCGGCAGTTGGCCTCTCGCGCCCGCAAGCACGTCGAGGAGGGCACCCCGCGCTTCCCCGCCAGCCGCGACGAACAGGAGAAGGTGGTCTCGGCCTTCGCCCTGGCCTGGCGCTCCGGCGACCTCGGCGCACTGCTCGGCGTGCTGGACGCGAATGTCAGCCTGACCGCCGACGGCGGCGGCAAGGTGCCCGCCATCCGGCAGCCGGTGCACGGCGCGGAACTGGTGGCCAAGCTGTTCTTCGGCTGGTACCGCTCCACCAACGGGGCGTGGGGCCGCTCGGTCCTGGTCAACGGCCGCCCGGGCCTGGTGGTATTCGACGGCACGCACACCGGGGTCTTCTCCTTCACCGTCGACGACGGCCGCATCACCGCGATCACCGTGGTCCGCAACCCGGACAAGCTGCGCGACCTACCCGCCGACGTGGAACCGGAGTGGTATCTGTAA
- a CDS encoding Txe/YoeB family addiction module toxin, which yields MKRTFTDESWNDYQWFVSNDRRVVRRINRLIDDICRNGHEGIGKPEPLQHNLSGYWSRRITSEHRLVYALDDDAVVIISCRFHYE from the coding sequence GTGAAGAGGACGTTCACCGACGAGTCCTGGAACGACTACCAGTGGTTCGTATCCAACGACAGACGGGTCGTGAGGCGGATCAACCGCCTGATCGACGACATCTGCCGCAATGGACACGAAGGGATCGGAAAGCCGGAGCCGTTGCAGCACAATCTCTCCGGGTATTGGTCGCGGCGGATCACGAGCGAGCATCGCCTGGTCTACGCACTCGACGACGACGCCGTGGTGATCATCTCGTGTCGCTTCCACTACGAGTAA
- a CDS encoding nuclear transport factor 2 family protein yields MSAELLAVVEGSPRAVAAHDRAAWVGLFAVDARVEDPVGARVHVGAAAIGRFYDTFIGPNGIAFRVEHDVVCGTTVYRDLDVEITMSTGVRLRVPMHLRYDLEQVGGSWKIRALHAHWELPVMVGQLLAAGGRGLAAAARLGPQLLGNQGIGGALGFCRGFVRVGAGGKRLATGMMEAAGRGDAAVVRPVLASSAVVEWPAGTPLGVAEFVARARGLTVGKTIAAGRFVTLSVQTPGGRGIAEVQVAPGGRRISAVRVFLA; encoded by the coding sequence ATGTCTGCCGAGTTGCTGGCCGTTGTCGAGGGGTCGCCGCGTGCGGTTGCCGCGCACGATCGGGCGGCGTGGGTCGGGTTGTTCGCGGTCGATGCTCGGGTGGAGGATCCGGTGGGGGCGCGGGTGCATGTCGGGGCGGCGGCTATCGGGCGTTTTTATGACACGTTCATCGGGCCCAACGGCATTGCCTTTCGGGTCGAGCACGACGTGGTGTGCGGGACGACCGTGTATCGCGATCTGGATGTCGAGATCACCATGTCGACCGGGGTGCGGCTGCGGGTGCCCATGCATTTGCGGTACGATCTTGAGCAGGTCGGTGGCTCGTGGAAAATCCGTGCGCTGCACGCTCATTGGGAGTTGCCGGTGATGGTCGGGCAGCTGCTGGCCGCCGGAGGCCGGGGGCTGGCCGCGGCGGCGCGGCTCGGGCCGCAGCTGCTCGGGAATCAGGGGATCGGGGGCGCGCTGGGGTTCTGCCGGGGATTCGTCCGGGTCGGTGCGGGCGGGAAGCGGCTCGCGACGGGGATGATGGAGGCGGCCGGGCGGGGCGATGCCGCGGTCGTGCGACCGGTGCTGGCGTCCAGCGCGGTGGTGGAGTGGCCCGCGGGGACGCCGCTGGGGGTCGCGGAATTCGTGGCGCGGGCGCGCGGGCTGACGGTGGGCAAGACCATTGCCGCCGGTCGTTTCGTGACGCTGAGCGTGCAGACCCCGGGCGGGCGCGGAATCGCGGAGGTCCAGGTGGCTCCCGGCGGGCGGCGAATATCCGCGGTGCGGGTTTTCCTCGCCTGA
- a CDS encoding SAM-dependent methyltransferase: protein MSKPSAYPSEVPVGVDTTRASIARVYDAALNGKDNFEIDREVLAQVRTVAPGVAELAWANRDFLIRSCRFLASQAGIEQYLDLGSGLPTAENTHQVVQRIRPNARVVYVDNDPMVLTHARALLEENPQTSIVTADIFRPLEVLSNQVVREELDFSRPIALFHIGTLHHYLGEDVAAVMQTYIDALPSGSFVAIAHFYDPEVPGLSDLAVKMEDKFVHSPMRSGRFRTRSEIQAMFGDLDMVDPGLVLCDDWWPDGPRLAPLSPVRQCIVGGVGRKR from the coding sequence ATGTCCAAACCGTCGGCCTACCCGAGCGAAGTACCGGTCGGGGTGGACACTACGCGCGCGAGTATCGCCCGTGTCTACGACGCCGCGCTGAACGGGAAGGACAATTTCGAGATCGACCGCGAGGTGCTGGCGCAGGTCCGCACCGTCGCGCCGGGGGTGGCCGAACTGGCTTGGGCCAACCGGGATTTCCTGATCCGGTCGTGCCGCTTCCTGGCCTCGCAGGCGGGCATCGAGCAGTATCTCGACCTGGGCTCGGGCCTGCCCACCGCGGAGAACACCCACCAGGTGGTGCAGCGGATCCGCCCGAACGCCCGCGTCGTCTACGTCGACAACGACCCCATGGTGCTCACCCACGCCCGGGCCCTGCTGGAGGAGAATCCGCAGACCAGCATTGTCACCGCCGATATCTTCCGCCCGCTCGAGGTGCTGTCCAACCAGGTGGTCCGCGAGGAACTCGACTTCAGCCGTCCGATAGCGCTGTTCCACATCGGCACCCTGCACCACTATCTCGGCGAGGACGTGGCCGCCGTGATGCAGACCTACATCGACGCCCTCCCCTCGGGCTCGTTCGTCGCCATCGCCCACTTCTACGACCCCGAGGTCCCCGGCCTCAGCGACCTCGCCGTGAAAATGGAAGACAAGTTCGTGCACAGCCCCATGCGCAGCGGCCGCTTCCGCACCCGCTCCGAAATCCAGGCCATGTTCGGCGATCTCGACATGGTCGACCCCGGCCTCGTCCTGTGCGACGACTGGTGGCCCGACGGCCCCCGCCTGGCCCCGCTGTCCCCGGTCCGGCAGTGCATCGTCGGCGGCGTCGGGCGCAAACGCTGA